The marine bacterium B5-7 genome includes a region encoding these proteins:
- the radA gene encoding DNA repair protein RadA, with protein sequence MKKPQRAFACTQCGAQHAKWSGQCSACEAWNSLTEEVVADAASSPRFQHYAGKAQEVTSLRDVSVENTPRTSSGMQELDRVLGGGLVAGSVILIGGDPGIGKSTLLLQALSLLSAKQAVLYVSGEESLQQISLRASRLELSAGDIQLFAETQVETILEKTKQLKPRLLVIDSIQTMHTQLLQSAPGSVGQVRDSAAQFVRFAKQTNTTLFLVGHVTKDGALAGPRVLEHMVDTVLYFEGERSGRLRLLRSIKNRFGAVNELGVFAMSGEGLREVTNPSAIFLSNTREKLPGSIIMATWEGTRPLLVEVQALVDQSNSGNPRRVTVGLEQNRLAMLLAVLNRHAGVACFDQDVFVNAVGGVRIVETAADLPLLIAVMSSLRQWCLPPDLLAFGEVGLAGEIRPVQNGQERLKEAAKQGFKFAIIPKANCPKKAPAGMQVMGIQRLSEVMDLLRERVVEPKN encoded by the coding sequence ATGAAAAAACCACAGCGTGCTTTTGCTTGCACCCAATGTGGCGCACAACACGCCAAGTGGAGTGGGCAATGTAGTGCCTGTGAGGCATGGAACAGTCTCACCGAGGAAGTTGTCGCAGATGCGGCCAGTTCACCGCGATTTCAGCATTATGCAGGTAAAGCCCAAGAAGTGACATCGCTGCGTGATGTCTCTGTGGAAAACACCCCCCGAACCAGTTCCGGCATGCAAGAACTTGACCGTGTCTTGGGCGGTGGTTTAGTTGCTGGATCAGTCATTTTAATCGGCGGCGACCCAGGCATTGGTAAATCGACTTTATTGCTGCAAGCACTTAGCTTGCTCAGCGCGAAACAAGCCGTTTTGTATGTCAGTGGTGAAGAATCCTTACAGCAAATTAGTTTGCGCGCCTCACGATTAGAATTATCGGCAGGTGATATTCAATTATTTGCAGAAACACAAGTTGAAACTATTTTAGAGAAGACCAAACAATTAAAACCGCGTTTACTCGTCATCGATTCTATCCAAACCATGCATACGCAATTACTGCAATCTGCCCCGGGCTCTGTTGGTCAAGTTCGCGATAGCGCCGCACAATTTGTCCGTTTCGCAAAACAAACCAACACGACTTTATTTTTAGTCGGGCATGTTACCAAAGATGGCGCGCTCGCTGGACCGCGCGTTTTAGAACACATGGTCGATACTGTCCTTTATTTTGAGGGAGAACGCTCTGGTCGTTTACGTTTGTTGCGCTCGATTAAAAATCGTTTTGGCGCTGTGAATGAACTTGGCGTATTCGCCATGTCAGGAGAAGGCTTACGTGAAGTCACCAACCCTTCCGCGATTTTCTTATCAAATACCCGAGAAAAACTGCCTGGTAGCATCATCATGGCAACCTGGGAAGGCACGCGGCCTTTGTTAGTGGAAGTACAGGCGTTAGTCGATCAAAGTAATTCAGGTAATCCACGACGTGTGACCGTCGGCCTAGAACAAAATCGTTTAGCGATGTTGTTAGCGGTGCTCAACCGTCATGCCGGTGTGGCGTGTTTTGATCAAGACGTGTTTGTGAATGCAGTCGGAGGCGTACGTATTGTTGAAACCGCGGCAGACTTACCGTTACTCATTGCCGTCATGTCGAGCCTACGACAATGGTGTTTGCCACCCGACTTGCTGGCTTTTGGCGAAGTCGGGCTTGCCGGCGAAATCCGCCCCGTACAAAATGGTCAAGAACGCTTAAAAGAAGCCGCCAAACAAGGCTTCAAATTCGCTATCATCCCGAAGGCGAACTGTCCGAAGAAGGCCCCTGCAGGCATGCAGGTGATGGGCATTCAGCGCCTGTCGGAAGTGATGGACCTGTTGCGGGAGCGGGTGGTCGAGCCAAAAAATTAG